CAATATTGACTCGATTATCCATTGCTGCCATAAACAGCAATTGATGACCTCCGGGATCTTCGGTACGCTTAGGAAACAAGCTCAGATCGACACCATTGCCAATCACGCTAATACGGCTTTCTGGGTTCATCTCCAGCAGAGTCCGTTTATCCTCAGTGGTCATGACTACAAGATGGCGAAACTTACTCATATAGCGTTTTTCATACTGTCGCAGCAGGGGCAAACTAATTTGATCTCGCACTTGATTGTCGGATGTCTTGGTTTGTAACTGATTTTTATGCGTGCGATAGACTGAGTTATGGATATTGGCCAGGGTTCCATAATGGTTTTGCCACTCTGGACGCACATAAATTTCATTGAGCCGATGTTCACAGGCGATCGCATCAAAGCCTTGAGTCGCGACGGCTCGATCGACCCACTGCTGCATGGGTTCTGAAAATATGGACTTTACAGCGCTAGGTGTTCCTTGTTGAAAGAAGTTTTGAAAGCGCTTGAGTTTAGAGAATTTTCCGGGAGTCGGTTCTGGAGGAGGGGGAAAGACGACTAACTCATGAACATACTCGCGCAAGGCTTCAAGGTGGGCATCACTGACTTGATTGGTCTGTTGCGTAACCAGGGTGATAGAATGATCTCGACTTAAATATTTGAGTAAATGAAAAGTTCTCATCTGTATTCTCCCTTCTGTGGGAGGATAAGGAAAGGTGACAGAGAGCATTAAAATTTTCATTGTTTTTTTTAAATAGAGAGATTCAATGCTCTCTATTATTCATCATCTCTGATGAAGCATCAATGGTCAGACCCTCTTTGAAATGGTCATCTCAATTTTAATCCTTAAGTATGGCTCGATTTTTACATCTGTCTGATGTTCATCTAGGATTCGATCGCTACGATAATGCCGATCGCACGAAGGATTTCTTTTTTGCGTTTCAGGATGCTCTGGAGAAATATGCGATCGCCGAATCTGTGGATTTTGTCATCATTGCGGGAGACTTATTCGAGCATCGCCAAATTCTACCGGCAACCCTGAACCAGGCTCAGATTGGCTTAGAATTGCTGCAAAAGGCTAATATTCCGGTGTTGGCGATCGAGGGCAATCATGATAACCTCCCCTATGGCACTAGAACCAGTTGGTTGCGCTATTTAGCCGATAGTGGGTTGCTGATTTTACTCGAACCCAATGCTGACCAAGCTTACGATCGCTGGACTCCGGAAACACAGCAGGGAGGCTATATCGATCTGCCTTGTGATGTTAGGGTGATTGGATCTCGCTGGTATGGTGCATCTGCTCCGAAGGCGATCGCTCAGTTGGCAGAGTCGATTCAAAAGTTGCCCACTCCCCCCACCTATCAAATCATGTTATTTCACCATGGTTTAGAGGGGCAAATTTCGCGCTATTCGGGGGCACTCAAATATGAGGAGTTACAACCGCTCAAGGATGCGGGAATTGATTATTTGGCGTTGGGCCATATTCATAAACAGTATACGGCCGAAGGATGGATTTTTAATCCTGGCTCTACGGAAGCCAATAGTATTGCCGAAGGGCAGGATCAAAACCCTAGAGGTGTGTATTTAGTTACTCTGGAGGAGGGGGAAATTCAGGCTGATTTAAAGCGAGACTATTATCAGCGACCGATTGTCCGCCTTAAGTTAAAGGTGAATAAGGAGCAAACGCAAGAGGAAGTTGAAGAAGCGGCGGTGGAGAAGGTGAGTAAGGAAAAAGACAAGATGAGGGGGGCGATCGTTGAACTGCGAATTGAGGGACAATTGGGATTTAATCGCTTAGATATTAATGTGCGTCAATTACGGCAAAAATTACATGAAAAAAGTGAAGCGCTGATTTTCTTGCTCAAATATGAAGTCACCGGAACGGAATATGAAAGTCCTTTCCCCAAAGGTGGAGACCCCCCAAAACGGGAAGAGATTGAACAACAAGTTTTTGAGGATTTACTCAGCGCCAATACCAATTATCAGCATCAAGCCGAACCTCTAGCCAAAGGCTTAAGAGTGCTAAAACAACAGGTTTTAGACAGCGAACATCCCTCTGTTCTCTATCAGTTTGTCGAGCAATTATTGACAGAGAAAGAGTAGGGGCTTGCATACAGCGCTTTGCGCTTTTAAGTAATGAGTAATGAGTACAGAAGAGGGGTATTTATGACGAGGATTGCCGACAGGAGCGCCGTTGGCGATCGATTTGCGGTTCTTGCCAAGAAAAAGCAAAATGACTAATGGCTGAAATGCGGCCCTGCCACCGTTGCAAATCACGCATCTGAGCTTCTAAAGAGGGACGATTTCTGTAATCTCGTCCCCATTGTCCGGCTAAGACGGGCTTAACTTGCACATTTTGAGCCGCCATACTTAACACCCGCTCCACCTGTTCGGTAATACACTCGGTTCCGCCACAAACACCGTAGGACATGGGATGCCATTCCATAGAGGCGGGGAATCTGTCCCAAGGTTGCAGGCGGGAATCATAACCTTTGCCCACTACTTTGTTAGCATCAGGGAAAAAGACCGCTCCGGTGGGTAACCCTTGCCGTTGAGCCGGGGCACTGGCGAGAACCAGAAAATCGATCACCCCTTGCAGAGCATGGGCAACACTGAGTAACCAGAGTTCCTGTTGTAGGCGGTTTTGCTGTTGTCTTAAACTGAGGGAGCCTTGGGGAGTATTGCGACCTTGCCACAGGGGTTGCCCTTCTTGGGGATAGCGCTGCTTGGCGGCTTGCAGATCGTCAATGGTAATGTATCCTTTGCTGATATAGGCTTGAATGATGTATTGACCCTGGTTATTCGTGGCCCGTTGATAGAGCGCCTGTTGGGAGGCGGGGCCATAAATCCATAAATCTTGGACTTTGGTGGCGACGGAAGCGGGGCCGGTGAGCCGAGGATAGCGAATATAGTCAAAGAGCATCCCATCAGGCTGACGTTTGAGGATGGAGTTGACTAAATAATAATAATCTCGTTTGGCTTGGGGATGATAGGGATCGATAAATACATTCTGGCTGTCGCCTCCGGTGAGATCGTAGCCGGTGTCTTTTGCGTCATGAACGGAGAGGCTGGTTTGGTTGTTGCCGTTGCGGGCTAGGGCTTGTTGGCGATCGCCCAACAAACTATAGTTATAACCAAAGTTCATGGAAAAGAGCCAGGCATAAGCCCGTAACCCCCGTTCTCTAGCTTTCTCAATGGCTAGGGCTAACAAATCAGCATTTTCCTGCCCCTGAAGCCGAACTACAGAGGGCCAAGGGGTGGGATTATCGTTGGCGGGTAAGAGAACCTGACCGTTAAAAAAGGCTTCAATATAGACCTCGTTATAGCCCTTATTGACAATCTCATCCATCACCCGATCTAAGTTTCCGTTAAATAAATCACAGGGATAGAGGCGCAGCCAAATGGCTTGGGTTTGGGGCCAAGTGCGGGCGCGGCAATTTTGCAGTTGGGCGGTATGTTGTTGAACTAAAGCTTGATAGCGCTGTTGGGCTTCAGGATTTCCACTCAGGGCGGCTTGGCGTGCCTGTTCTTTTGCTTGCCGCTCTTGATTGGATAACTGACAGTGGGCATTGACAGCCGCAGAGCCGGGTTTGACCTGGGTCAGGGTTCCTAAAATGGGGGAGAGAAGCAGAAATAAGGCCAGCCAAAGATTGAACTTGTAAGGTCTCAAGAAGGGAGAAGTCATGAAAAACAGATCGAGTGGGTTGCAGGAGTTGGTAGGGGTGGGTTCTCCCCGATCTAGGATACCGAAGATCGATGAGGTGAATTCGCCCTAAGACTACCGATCATTGTACCGAGTGAAGGGGGGAAAATCTGGATGAGGCGATCGCCAGTTATATGAGTCCGATAGGAGATCCGTAGTTTACCGAATCTTCATATCCATGTGAAGAGTTGGTGAAGAAGGGGATTTAAGCTAGTCACGAGCAAAACTGGCAGCTTAAATTAGGGATATGACATGCACTCAATCTTATTCAAACCCCTAAACGTGCGCTACCCAGGAGAAATAATTATGAAATCCTCTCAAGTTTTTGCAGCGATAATGCCCCGCATCGCTGGCGCGATCGCCACTACCACCACCTTAAGCTTACTCTCTATGACCAGCGCCGCCCAAGCCTTCACCATTGGCGGCCATCTCAATGGAGCTGAATTTGACGACTTAGGTTTAGACATTCCCTGGGCAGCAGAAAGCCGCATTGGTCGTGTAGGAGACCATGAACTGAATATTCACGACCATACCAACAGTTCCCAAAATCGGGTGCAAGCCAACTATGATAGTTGGGTAAGTGGTGAAGCGGTTGATTTTTCCTTAGCCTTTGACAGTCTGCTCAATACCCTCACCTATACCGTCGCTGGTATTGAACTGAGCAAAACCGAGATCTTCGAGGATAATTTTTCCGACCTCTACATCCGCACCAGCGCTCGCAAGGAAGGAACCAGTATGGTGGTGGATAACTTATTCTTGAGTGATGAAACCATGTCATCCGCTATTGGCGCTTTCTCTAGCGCCTCTTGTTCAAGTGGAGTCGGTTGTGGCTACGTTGATGCTGACTATCTTCACATCGGCAATATCGTCGGTGACTTTACCCTCACAGGACAATCAACCATGACTTGGTTAGAAGGCGCGAAACCCAATAATTCTAATCTCGCCTATCAGATTAAATTGGTTGAAGGAGATCCAGGGGTTTCTGTTCCAGAACCCGCTACCTTGTCTCTGTTCTCTCTCGGTTTAGTGGGTTTGTTGGCTGGTCGCAAACGCCGTCAATCTTAATGAAGATTCACTGAGAGTAGAGGGTATTTTATAGTCCCTTTGAAGGTTGCCATTCTCCCTGGAGGGTGAAAGCTGCCCAGAAGTAAGGCAGTTGGTATTCTTCGCTATTCCAAAGTTCTAGCTGGGCAGCTCGGAGAGCGGCGGCGGGCGAGAGGTTGTTTTGCAGCATGTTTTGATACAGGTGAATCATCAGTTGGGCGGTGGCGCGGTCATCGACTTGCCAGAGACTAACGATCGCCCGTGCCGCACCCGCATAGAGGAAGCCTCTAGTCAGTCCAATTAAGCCTTCACCCCGAACCGCTTTTCCGAGTCCCGTTTCGCAGGCGCTGAGAACCACGAGTTCAGCGCGAAGATCGAGGTTATAGATCTCGTGGAGACGGAGAAAACCGTCGATCGCCTCTCCTTCGGGGTTGAGCAGAGAAAGAACTAAGCCGGAGAGTTCCGGGGTGATACTGTTGAGCAGTCCATGGGTGGCAAAGTGGAGGATGCGATATTGGCTGATGTCGGGACTGGTAGCGATCGCCTTAGACGCTTGGAACCCAAAGCCTTGGGTTGTTTGTTCTGGGGGCAATAGGGCGAGAATTTCTTCAGCTTCTGCTTGGGTAAAGGGGAGGCGATCGAAAATGAGTCCCGCTTCTCTAGCCGATCGCTCTAACTCTGGTGGTAAAAAATTTTCTGCGGGTTGAGTTTCAAGTTTAAGCCGGTTGTCTTGGGGACTAAACACCGGATCGGCAAGGATCGCTAGGGTTTTGGGGGCGGGTTGGCGTTGGGCAATATCCTGCCTGAGTTGACCGAGACTAGAGGCACTGGGAAGGGTGACGAGTTCATAATCAACAATCAGAGGGGTATAGGTATTTACAGAAGCCGGAGCAGCGATCGCCGCCCAAGGAATGTATTGTAGTCCCCCATCACTGATAATTGCCAGCCGTTCCCCCTCCAGATAGGGAGCAATGGGGTCTAAAATCATGGTGCTGAGGATGTGCGCTGCTCCTTCTGTGCGTCGTCGGCGAATTCTGAGGGTGGGAGCAATCACCGCTTCCCGAAACTCGGCGGCAGCTTTTTCGATCGCCTCTCGGCTCGGCAGTTGGGCACTATGCAAACCATTAGAATTTAAAACCCATACAGTGCTGCGCTCTTTTCCCAGAGCATAGGTGATGAGAGTCGTATCCCGATCCACGACTTGCTGTTGCATCTGCGCCACAGTCAGGGGTTGGGGTTGGGTGAGGTTGGCGTAGTGGGGACTGGTGGCACGGATACGAGCGCGAACATCGCGGTAAGTGAGTAATAACTCTTCTATTTCTCGATCGAGTTGTGCCGCTAGATCGGCTTGATAATGGTTTCGCAGCAGCCTAAGTTTTCGCTCTTCTAGGGCGGATAGTTGCTCTCTGAGGTCTGTTTCTTGTGCAACCAGTGCCGGATCGACTCCCGTATGCAAGTCAATTTTAGCTTCTGTGAGCAAGTCCAGGAGCGATCGCCCACTGGCTCGTTCTTTGGCTTCTAAAGCTTGAGCATCATATCCGCGATCGGGGTTATTTCGATGAAGCTCCATGAGCAGATCGATATAAAACTCATAATACTCTTGCTTGCTGGCAAAAAATGTGCTTCTGAGATCCTGGGCACTGACGCGGGTTCGCAGATCCTCGATCAAGGTAAGGGCGCTTTCTATAGTCGTTTGAGCCAGTTCGAGATCCCCGTGTTGGCGCTGCGCTTGGGCAATAGAATAGAGTGTCAGGGCTTCCTTGGGGCGATCGCCCACCTGTCGCCGTAATTCCAGAGCCTGGTTATAGTAAGTTAGGGCTAACTCTAAATCGCCTTGTTGGGCATAAACATAGCCCAGATTATTTAAGGTACTCGCTTTTCCGGCGCGATCGCCCAATTTTTCCCATAACGGCAGCGCATTCACATAAGTTGCTAAAGCATTATCGAGCTTATCCAACTTCGCATAGACAAAGCCAATATTATTAAACGTACTCGCCTTTCCCCTTAGATCCTCCTCCTCTTGCCACAGTTCCAGGGCATCCTGATAGTAAATCAAAGCTTGGGAATAGCGCTCCAAATCGCTATAAGTTCCACCAATATTATTTAACGTTGCGGCGATCGATTTTGAATTGCCCAACTCCTTCACTAACTCCAAAGCGCGGTTGTAGGTAGCAAGCGCCTGGTTATAGTCCCCCAACTCCGTATAGACGACACCAATATTATTCAACGTCGCCGCCTCTCCCGTTTGGAAATTGACACTGCGCCAAACCCCCAACGCCTGATTATACATATCCAAAGCCTCTTGGGTGTTAGAGAGCTTTGTATGCACCTGCGCCAAGGACAACAGCACACTGGCTTCGGTTTGGGGACGACTAGCCGTTCTCGGTAAAAGCTGGTTATAAAGGGAGAATGCTTGGTCAAACTCCCCCAACTCGCGATAGGTTAACCCCATCCAATTGAGGATGATGATTTCCTGGGCAGTATTTTCACTCTCTTGCGAAAGCTTGAGTGCCACTTCCCAAGACTTCAGCGCCTCCCGCAGTCCCGTGGCTGTTCCTTGGGTATAGTGTTTCATCCCTTCTCGGAACATCTCCATAGCTTCTGGGGAACTTTCCACCCCCCAGGCTAGGGGTTCTGCATGGGGACGGTGAGGAGCGAACGGAATTGGGGCGAAAAGTTTTTCGCCCCCAATTGCCAAAAGTATGCCCAATAGGACAGCGAAGAGCCACAGCCTGAAACGGGTTGGAGTTAAGCGATTGAAACTCATATTATTTTATACATTTGAAAATCATCAACCTATGAATACTCTGCCCAGAATTTCTCGTATTCTTATCAGCAGTTTACTCGCGAGTGGAACAATTTTCTGTTCTCCCCTCTCTAGCTTGGCTCAAATTAACCAAGCTGAAGTGAACGAAATTTTAGATAGTGAAGAAGTCTTCATCGAAGAAAACCCCGCCAAAGTGGAAGATCAAGCCGATTTTGGCCAAGCCGTGGTTACCCAAGAAGCTAGAGCGGGTCTAGAGTTTAATAATGGAGCTGTGGGTCGTTTGGGAAGTCATTCTTCGGTTACCGTCGGTCAATGTGTGGAAGTGAAAAATGGTCAATTGCTGGTGAGCGGGCCAGTTGATGGTTGTATTGCCGGTTTTTTAGTCAATGTTCAAGGAACGCTTTATCTTTTAGAAATAGATGCGGAAAATAATGGCAATATCAAGGTTTTAGAAGGTACAGTTTCAGTCATTCCCCAAGGAGCGTTAGACGCGGTTGAACCGGTGATTTTAAGCGCGGGTCAAAAGCTGCCCGTGGTGGGTAATCTTTTAGGACAAATTCAGGATATTACCCCGGAAGAATTCGCCCAAATTGTTGCGGGTGAACTGTTCCAGGGCTTTACGATACCGGTGACTGTAGAAGGGGCCCTGCGATCGGTTTGTCTACAATTATTTGGGGATTTAGGCTTTACTTGTACTGCCCAAGGAATTCCGGTTCCTGCACCCCCAGTTCCGGTTCCCAGTGTTCCCAGATTACCCTTTTAATGATTATTTTTATTCAATTTTGTAGGGGCAGGTTCTCCCAATACAGGGAAAAGTGCTGTATTGGCGGAATGGGGGAGCCTCAGCAACAGTCTTAATCTAGGTTTGGGTACTTTCACTTGGAAGCGCTTTTTTGCAGGGTCTGCACTTCTGCTAGAGAAATACGGGGATTTAGGCGATCGCCACCAGTCGATCCCGTTTGTTTTTTGATCGAGAAGACTTTATAATCCGTAAAGGTATAGACTTTTGGCAATGCATAATCCCAAAAGCAAGGATAAAGCTTATCCTATTCTTTTAGGTTGCTTAAGTCTAACTTATGTTTTTCTCCTAAATGGATGATCGTCTCACCCATGAACACCTTTAGTCAAACGATTTGGTTAGTCCCGATGTATGCCGTATTCGGTGCATTATTGACCATTCCTTGGTCACCGGGCTTAATTCGTAGCACCGGCCCTCGGCCGGCGGGTTACATTAACTTATTGATGAGTTGTGCCGCATTTATCCATAGCCTCCTCGGTTTACGGGAAGTCTGGGATGCACCGACCCACTACTCCCTCAATTGGCTCCATGCGGCCAATCTGAATATTACGTTTGATGTGGAAGTTTCCGCCACCACCGTCGGCGCGTTAGTGGTGATTTTGGGCTTGAATATCCTTACCCAAA
The window above is part of the Roseofilum capinflatum BLCC-M114 genome. Proteins encoded here:
- a CDS encoding glycosyltransferase family 4 protein: MKILMLSVTFPYPPTEGRIQMRTFHLLKYLSRDHSITLVTQQTNQVSDAHLEALREYVHELVVFPPPPEPTPGKFSKLKRFQNFFQQGTPSAVKSIFSEPMQQWVDRAVATQGFDAIACEHRLNEIYVRPEWQNHYGTLANIHNSVYRTHKNQLQTKTSDNQVRDQISLPLLRQYEKRYMSKFRHLVVMTTEDKRTLLEMNPESRISVIGNGVDLSLFPKRTEDPGGHQLLFMAAMDNRVNIDAARFLSLEVFPQLQNRYREVSLKLVGARPVPEVSALGERPGITVTGEVPSLVEYLHSATVCVIPIRTGLGMKNRTLEAMATGIPVVASDRALEGLAADGPEIPQRALRANTIEDYVVNISRLFENPPLRKKLSRNGRELIEQEYTWERVGMRYEKALLTATQG
- a CDS encoding metallophosphoesterase family protein; amino-acid sequence: MARFLHLSDVHLGFDRYDNADRTKDFFFAFQDALEKYAIAESVDFVIIAGDLFEHRQILPATLNQAQIGLELLQKANIPVLAIEGNHDNLPYGTRTSWLRYLADSGLLILLEPNADQAYDRWTPETQQGGYIDLPCDVRVIGSRWYGASAPKAIAQLAESIQKLPTPPTYQIMLFHHGLEGQISRYSGALKYEELQPLKDAGIDYLALGHIHKQYTAEGWIFNPGSTEANSIAEGQDQNPRGVYLVTLEEGEIQADLKRDYYQRPIVRLKLKVNKEQTQEEVEEAAVEKVSKEKDKMRGAIVELRIEGQLGFNRLDINVRQLRQKLHEKSEALIFLLKYEVTGTEYESPFPKGGDPPKREEIEQQVFEDLLSANTNYQHQAEPLAKGLRVLKQQVLDSEHPSVLYQFVEQLLTEKE
- a CDS encoding family 10 glycosylhydrolase, giving the protein MTSPFLRPYKFNLWLALFLLLSPILGTLTQVKPGSAAVNAHCQLSNQERQAKEQARQAALSGNPEAQQRYQALVQQHTAQLQNCRARTWPQTQAIWLRLYPCDLFNGNLDRVMDEIVNKGYNEVYIEAFFNGQVLLPANDNPTPWPSVVRLQGQENADLLALAIEKARERGLRAYAWLFSMNFGYNYSLLGDRQQALARNGNNQTSLSVHDAKDTGYDLTGGDSQNVFIDPYHPQAKRDYYYLVNSILKRQPDGMLFDYIRYPRLTGPASVATKVQDLWIYGPASQQALYQRATNNQGQYIIQAYISKGYITIDDLQAAKQRYPQEGQPLWQGRNTPQGSLSLRQQQNRLQQELWLLSVAHALQGVIDFLVLASAPAQRQGLPTGAVFFPDANKVVGKGYDSRLQPWDRFPASMEWHPMSYGVCGGTECITEQVERVLSMAAQNVQVKPVLAGQWGRDYRNRPSLEAQMRDLQRWQGRISAISHFAFSWQEPQIDRQRRSCRQSSS
- a CDS encoding PEP-CTERM sorting domain-containing protein, with the translated sequence MKSSQVFAAIMPRIAGAIATTTTLSLLSMTSAAQAFTIGGHLNGAEFDDLGLDIPWAAESRIGRVGDHELNIHDHTNSSQNRVQANYDSWVSGEAVDFSLAFDSLLNTLTYTVAGIELSKTEIFEDNFSDLYIRTSARKEGTSMVVDNLFLSDETMSSAIGAFSSASCSSGVGCGYVDADYLHIGNIVGDFTLTGQSTMTWLEGAKPNNSNLAYQIKLVEGDPGVSVPEPATLSLFSLGLVGLLAGRKRRQS
- a CDS encoding CHAT domain-containing tetratricopeptide repeat protein; translation: MSFNRLTPTRFRLWLFAVLLGILLAIGGEKLFAPIPFAPHRPHAEPLAWGVESSPEAMEMFREGMKHYTQGTATGLREALKSWEVALKLSQESENTAQEIIILNWMGLTYRELGEFDQAFSLYNQLLPRTASRPQTEASVLLSLAQVHTKLSNTQEALDMYNQALGVWRSVNFQTGEAATLNNIGVVYTELGDYNQALATYNRALELVKELGNSKSIAATLNNIGGTYSDLERYSQALIYYQDALELWQEEEDLRGKASTFNNIGFVYAKLDKLDNALATYVNALPLWEKLGDRAGKASTLNNLGYVYAQQGDLELALTYYNQALELRRQVGDRPKEALTLYSIAQAQRQHGDLELAQTTIESALTLIEDLRTRVSAQDLRSTFFASKQEYYEFYIDLLMELHRNNPDRGYDAQALEAKERASGRSLLDLLTEAKIDLHTGVDPALVAQETDLREQLSALEERKLRLLRNHYQADLAAQLDREIEELLLTYRDVRARIRATSPHYANLTQPQPLTVAQMQQQVVDRDTTLITYALGKERSTVWVLNSNGLHSAQLPSREAIEKAAAEFREAVIAPTLRIRRRRTEGAAHILSTMILDPIAPYLEGERLAIISDGGLQYIPWAAIAAPASVNTYTPLIVDYELVTLPSASSLGQLRQDIAQRQPAPKTLAILADPVFSPQDNRLKLETQPAENFLPPELERSAREAGLIFDRLPFTQAEAEEILALLPPEQTTQGFGFQASKAIATSPDISQYRILHFATHGLLNSITPELSGLVLSLLNPEGEAIDGFLRLHEIYNLDLRAELVVLSACETGLGKAVRGEGLIGLTRGFLYAGAARAIVSLWQVDDRATAQLMIHLYQNMLQNNLSPAAALRAAQLELWNSEEYQLPYFWAAFTLQGEWQPSKGL